One window of the Zymoseptoria tritici IPO323 chromosome 12, whole genome shotgun sequence genome contains the following:
- the MgBGL2 gene encoding putative beta-glucosidase (Beta-Glucosidase (Glycosyl Hydrolase Family 3) (Signal P secreted)) yields the protein MRPTAWLAVASWVTLGHGQNTTSFSADAIEAIIRKLHLLSDDLAEAGAQKIAAFATTAQKSIDDTLKSSWENGTLSDERKLTDPEAFYSYGWSPPIYPSPQGQGSGDWSTAYDSARALVSQMTVAEKVNLTIPAGDFDFAGCTGFSGTVPRLGFSGLCLMDGPAGLRGANTPNVSGFPPGVSIGASFNRTLSYLQAHQLGVESRAKGVNVVFSPMVGPLGRIAKGGRNWEGYSNDAYLAGQMVYPAIKGLQENVIATVKHFIGNEQETLRKPYFSGLLQPAGVTLYSSVSSNIDDQTMHELYLWPFYDAVKAGAGSVMSSYNRLNNSWASQNSKLLNGLLKTELGFQGFALTVSDWSGQHTGVASANAGQDMVMPRPTYWGYGQLEAAVNNGSVDITRLDDMATRIVASMSRFANISNPGIDYHNDTDPSSELTTQVLLEAAIQGHVLVKNNGVLPFSTPKVLSLFGYDAVSGLNTSLEAGDFYDVCLGNSQYYSDGQNLTVLELSLSLAGATSPTFSFPSIARNGTLIAGGGSGGSTPSYMVSPYDAIVRQAASDETTLFTDFSEAPTVLEPISPCLVFINTQSVESADRTELADEFSDNLVLRVADQCANTIVIIHNAGIRLVDEWIDHDNVTAVVYAHLPGQASGDALVSILYGDTSPSGRLPYTVAKRESDYDTLGLLNPTLPTAEDPQYAQSNFTEGLLIDYRAFLAHNITPRYPFGFGLTYSEFAYSDLTITQHCGVDRSALPPDASEYDSRPHPEGGLESLYDILTTVAVSVQNMGNFTAAETAQLYLSVPGRGMVLRGFEKQMLQPGEKQKFHFDLRRRDLSVWDVEKQHWFLQEGEYEVMVGRNVLDEEGLKDSFEL from the exons ATGCGCCCAACTGCGTGGCTAGCAGTAGCCAGCTGGGTGACCCTCGGCCATGGGCAGaacaccacctccttctcggcGGACGCCATCGAGGCCATCATCCGAAAACTGCACCTTCTCTCTGATGATTTGGCCGAGGCCGGTGCCCAAAAAATTGCTGCTTTCGCCACCACTGCCCAGAAGTCGATTGACGACACTCTGAAGAGCTCATGGGAGAACGGGACGCTGAGCGATGAGCGGAAACTTACGGACCCGGAAGCTTTCTACTCTTACGGATGGAGTCCACCGATATATCCTTCTC CCCAAGGCCAGGGTTCCGGTGATTGGTCCACCGCCTACGACTCTGCGAGAGCGCTCGTCTCACAGATGACCGTCGCCGAGAAGGTTAATCTCACCATTCCCGCTGGagacttcgacttcgccgGCTGCACTGGCTTCTCGGGAACTGTGCCACGTCTCGGCTTCTCTGGGCTCTGCTTGATGGATGGACCGGCCGGACTGAGGGGCGCAAATACCCCAAACGTGAGCGGCTTCCCGCCAGGAGTGAGCATTGGAG CAAGTTTCAATCGCACGCTTTCGTACTTGCAGGCGCACCAACTCGGTGTGGAATCTCGTGCAAAGGGAGTCAACGTCGTGTTCTCGCCCATGGTCGGACCGCTTGGACGAATCGCAAAAGGAGGCAGGAATTGGGAAGGATACTCCAACGATGCCTATCTTGCCGGTCAGATGGTCTACCCTGCGATCAAAGGGCTGCAGGAGAACGTCATTGCTACTGTGAAACACTTTATTGGCAACGAACAA GAAACGCTGAGGAAGCCGTACTTCTCGGGACTGCTGCAGCCGGCTGGCGTTACATTGTACTCCTCGGTTTCGTCGAACATCGATGATCAGACCATGCACGAGCTGTATCTCTGGCCTTTTTACGATGCCGTCAAGGCAGGAGCAGGATCGGT GATGTCGTCGTATAATCGATTGAACAACTCTTGGGCTTCTCAAAACAGCAAGCTGTTGAACGGATTGCTCAAGACAGAGCTCGGGTTTCAAGGATTCGCCTTGACGG TCTCAGATTGGAGCGGCCAGCACACCGGCGTTGCTTCTGCCAACGCTGGCCAGGACATGGTCATGCCGCGCCCGACATACTGGGGCTACGGCCAGCTCGAGGCTGCCGTGAACAACGGCTCTGTCGACATCACTCGTCTAGATGACATGGCCACTCGTATCGTCGCCAGCATGTCCCGCTTTGCCAACATCTCCAATCCTGGCATCGATTACCACAACGATACCGACCCTTCCAGCGAGCTTACCACGCAGGTTCTGCTCGAAGCCGCCATTCAAGGCCATGTTCTTGTGAAGAACAACGGCGTCCTTCCGTTCAGCACGCCCAAAGTCTTGTCTTTATTTGGCTACGATGCAGTCAGCGGTCTGAATACCTCCCTCGAGGCCGGCGACTTCTACGATGTCTGCCTTGGTAACAGCCAATATTATTCCGACGGTCAAAACCTCACCGTCTTGGAGCTCTCGCTCTCTCTTGCTGGTGCCACCTCACcgaccttctcctttccATCCATTGCCCGGAACGGCACCCTTATCGCTGGCGGTGGCTCAG GAGGCAGCACTCCTTCATACATGGTCTCTCCATACGATGCCATCGTTCGCCAAGCTGCGTCCGACGAGACCACGCTCTTCACCGACTTCTCCGAAGCACCCACGGTCCTTGAGCCGATTAGTCCATGCCTGGTGTTTATCAACACTCAGTCAGTCGAGTCCGCCGACCGTACCGAGTTGGCCGACGAATTCTCCGACAACCTCGTTCTGAGGGTCGCGGACCAGTGTGCCAATACTATCGTCATTATCCACAACGCTGGAATACGGCTCGTCGACGAGTGGATCGATCACG ACAACGTGACAGCGGTCGTATACGCCCATCTGCCAGGCCAAGCCAGCGGCGACGCCTTAGTATCAATCCTGTACGGAGACACCAGTCCGTCCGGCCGCCTGCCGTACACCGTCGCCAAACGCGAGTCAGACTACGACACCCTCGGACTCCTCAACCCAACGCTACCAACCGCCGAAGACCCGCAATACGCCCAGTCCAACTTCACCGAGGGCCTGCTCATCGACTACCGCGCCTTCTTGGCACACAATATCACGCCTCGCTACCCCTTCGGCTTCGGACTGACGTACTCTGAATTCGCATACTCAGACTTGACCATCACACAGCACTGTGGCGTCGACCGCTCGGCTCTGCCACCAGATGCAAGCGAATACGACTCTCGCCCGCACCCGGAAGGCGGGTTAGAGTCACTGTACGACATTCTCACGACCGTTGCTGTCAGTGTGCAGAATATGGGCAACTTCACTGCGGCGGAGACTGCGCAGCTGTACCTTTCTGTTCCGGGAAGAGGGATGGTGTTGAGGGGATTCGAGAAGCAGATGCTGCAGCCGGGCGAGAAGCAGAAGTTCCATTTCGATTTGAGGAGAAGGGACCTTAGTGTTTGGGACGTGGAGAAGCAGCATTGGTTTTTGCAGGAGGGTGAGTATGAGGTTATGGTGGGGAGGAATGTGCTTGACGAGGAGGGTTTGAAGGACAGTTTTGAGCTCTGA